In one Capricornis sumatraensis isolate serow.1 chromosome 1, serow.2, whole genome shotgun sequence genomic region, the following are encoded:
- the PLSCR4 gene encoding phospholipid scramblase 4 isoform X1 — translation MSDIVPTAPKQPADETENQIKSPDSRPGAPPEYSSSFVPGPPGPAIPPPAGYPGGLPMGYYGPHQPSTFPLYMQTGSIRPIQYQPGKYPAPQLSAPVVWMPVPTPIPHCPPGLECLAQLDNIHVLQHFEPLEMITGFETNNRYDIKNNTGQMVYFVTEDTDDYTRNAYRTLRPFVLRVMDCMGREVMTMQRPFRCTCCCFCCPSARQELEVQCPPGVTIGFVAEHWNLCRAVYSLQNEKKEDMMGVLGPCSTYGCGSDSVFEILSLDGVSIIGSITRKWNGVLSAMSDADHFEIHFPLDLDVTMKAMIFGACFLIDFMYFESSPPQHSNIHHD, via the exons ATGTCTG ATATAGTCCCCACAGCTCCTAAGCAACCTGCAGATGAAACAGAGAATCAAATAAAGTCACCTGATTCAAGGCCTGGTGCCCCTCCTGAGTACAGTTCCAGTTTTGTACCAG GGCCTCCTGGACCAGCTATCCCTCCACCTGCAGGCTACCCAGGAGGCTTGCCTATGGGATACTATGGTCCACATCAGCCCAGTACCTTCCCCCTGTACATGCAGACTGGAAGTATCCGCCCCATCCAATACCAGCCTGGAAAATATCCTGCACCACAACTTTCTGCTCCAGTCGTATGGATGCCAGTGCCAACTCCCATACCACACTGTCCTCCGGGTCTGGAATGCCTAGCCCAG TTGGACAACATACACGTTCTTCAACATTTTGAACCCCTGGAAA TGATAACAGGTTTTGAAACTAATAATAGATACGATATTAAAAACAACACAGGCCAGATGGTTTACTTTGTGACTGAAGACACAGATGACTACACCAGGAATGCTTACCGGACATTGAGGCCCTTTGTGCTCCGGGTCATGGACTGTATGGGCCGAGAAGTCATGACAATGCAAAGACCTTTCAGATGCACCTGCTGCTGTTTCTGTTGCCCCTCTGCCAGGCAAGAG CTGGAGGTGCAGTGTCCTCCTGGCGTCACCATTGGCTTTGTAGCTGAACACTGGAACCTGTGCAGGGCAGTGTACAGCCTCcaaaatgagaagaaagaagataTGATGGGAGTGCTTGGGCCATGTTCCACCTATGGCTGTGGTTCAGATTCTGTTTTTGAG ATCCTGTCCCTGGATGGTGTTTCCATTATTGGCAGTATCACTCGGAAGTGGAATGGTGTGTTATCAGCAATGAGCGATGCTGACCACTTTGAAATTCACTTCCCATTAGACCTGGATGTGACCATGAAAGCCATGATTTTTGGCGCTTGCTTCCTCATT gacttcatgtattttgaaagcTCTCCACCACAACATTCAAACATTCATCATGATTGA
- the PLSCR4 gene encoding phospholipid scramblase 4 isoform X2: protein MSDIVPTAPKQPADETENQIKSPDSRPGAPPEYSSSFVPGPPGPAIPPPAGYPGGLPMGYYGPHQPSTFPLYMQTGSIRPIQYQPGKYPAPQLSAPVVWMPVPTPIPHCPPGLECLAQLDNIHVLQHFEPLESQMVYFVTEDTDDYTRNAYRTLRPFVLRVMDCMGREVMTMQRPFRCTCCCFCCPSARQELEVQCPPGVTIGFVAEHWNLCRAVYSLQNEKKEDMMGVLGPCSTYGCGSDSVFEILSLDGVSIIGSITRKWNGVLSAMSDADHFEIHFPLDLDVTMKAMIFGACFLIDFMYFESSPPQHSNIHHD from the exons ATGTCTG ATATAGTCCCCACAGCTCCTAAGCAACCTGCAGATGAAACAGAGAATCAAATAAAGTCACCTGATTCAAGGCCTGGTGCCCCTCCTGAGTACAGTTCCAGTTTTGTACCAG GGCCTCCTGGACCAGCTATCCCTCCACCTGCAGGCTACCCAGGAGGCTTGCCTATGGGATACTATGGTCCACATCAGCCCAGTACCTTCCCCCTGTACATGCAGACTGGAAGTATCCGCCCCATCCAATACCAGCCTGGAAAATATCCTGCACCACAACTTTCTGCTCCAGTCGTATGGATGCCAGTGCCAACTCCCATACCACACTGTCCTCCGGGTCTGGAATGCCTAGCCCAG TTGGACAACATACACGTTCTTCAACATTTTGAACCCCTGGAAA GCCAGATGGTTTACTTTGTGACTGAAGACACAGATGACTACACCAGGAATGCTTACCGGACATTGAGGCCCTTTGTGCTCCGGGTCATGGACTGTATGGGCCGAGAAGTCATGACAATGCAAAGACCTTTCAGATGCACCTGCTGCTGTTTCTGTTGCCCCTCTGCCAGGCAAGAG CTGGAGGTGCAGTGTCCTCCTGGCGTCACCATTGGCTTTGTAGCTGAACACTGGAACCTGTGCAGGGCAGTGTACAGCCTCcaaaatgagaagaaagaagataTGATGGGAGTGCTTGGGCCATGTTCCACCTATGGCTGTGGTTCAGATTCTGTTTTTGAG ATCCTGTCCCTGGATGGTGTTTCCATTATTGGCAGTATCACTCGGAAGTGGAATGGTGTGTTATCAGCAATGAGCGATGCTGACCACTTTGAAATTCACTTCCCATTAGACCTGGATGTGACCATGAAAGCCATGATTTTTGGCGCTTGCTTCCTCATT gacttcatgtattttgaaagcTCTCCACCACAACATTCAAACATTCATCATGATTGA